A window of the Candidatus Nitrosotalea okcheonensis genome harbors these coding sequences:
- a CDS encoding ABC transporter ATP-binding protein gives MDKVYGQGETEVYALKNLSFSVKRGEFMLIVGSSGSGKSTLLNMIGLLDRPTRGKVIIDGVDTSELSDNQLSTFRNSKLGFIFQFSNLLSDLTVLENVTLPRKIQGTIDNSADEARTLLKTVGLETQSHKFANQISGGQAQRVAITRALINKPAVVLADEPTGNLDSVSAETTVQLLKSLNRKLYQTFIIVTHDRHQFGEVDKVVTIKDGRILKEEMEANLT, from the coding sequence ATCGATAAGGTGTACGGTCAGGGCGAAACCGAGGTCTATGCTCTCAAAAACCTGTCATTTAGTGTCAAGCGTGGAGAGTTTATGTTAATTGTAGGAAGCTCAGGCTCTGGCAAGTCTACATTACTTAACATGATTGGATTGCTTGACAGGCCAACAAGGGGCAAGGTGATAATTGACGGAGTAGATACATCTGAATTAAGTGATAACCAACTCTCTACATTTAGAAACTCAAAGCTTGGTTTCATATTCCAGTTCTCAAACCTCTTATCAGATCTTACTGTTCTTGAAAACGTTACACTGCCAAGAAAGATCCAGGGCACAATAGATAATTCTGCAGACGAGGCAAGAACATTACTCAAAACAGTCGGGCTAGAAACCCAATCTCACAAGTTTGCAAACCAAATTTCTGGTGGACAGGCCCAAAGAGTTGCAATAACAAGGGCATTGATAAACAAACCAGCTGTAGTACTTGCAGATGAGCCTACCGGAAACCTCGACTCGGTATCGGCTGAAACTACAGTGCAACTGCTCAAGTCACTCAACCGGAAACTATACCAGACATTCATCATTGTTACACATGATAGACACCAGTTTGGTGAAGTAGATAAAGTGGTAACAATAAAAGATGGTAGAATTCTCAAAGAAGAGATGGAGGCAAATCTAACTTGA
- the hsp14 gene encoding archaeal heat shock protein Hsp14, whose product MVKEVMKEIGNKSREFYEFILPPVDMILQNDSLVVAIDMPGFDKKEIKLRLNGNILSIVATREDEVDGTVIWRQRPRSIDKKIKLPIEVKDDDNPAASAKYRDGVLTLTIPTKTGKNIAIE is encoded by the coding sequence ATGGTAAAAGAAGTCATGAAAGAAATAGGCAACAAGTCACGTGAGTTCTATGAGTTTATTCTTCCCCCAGTAGACATGATATTGCAAAATGACAGCCTGGTGGTAGCAATAGACATGCCAGGATTTGACAAAAAAGAGATTAAACTAAGACTCAATGGCAACATTCTCTCAATTGTAGCAACCAGAGAAGATGAGGTAGATGGTACAGTAATTTGGAGACAGAGGCCACGCTCAATTGATAAAAAGATAAAATTGCCAATCGAGGTAAAAGACGACGATAATCCAGCAGCATCTGCAAAATATCGTGACGGCGTATTAACTTTAACAATACCTACAAAGACTGGTAAAAATATTGCAATAGAATAG
- a CDS encoding HD domain-containing protein, producing the protein MTKKYLQIVDPIHDFITVYQQEVELIDSSVFQRLRRIRQLAGAHLVYPGAQHSRFEHSLGTMHIAGQAANVLRNKGYLDANDSENIRMAALLHDVGHGPFSHLFEEVLQKKKKNSHEDIGQRIILETEIGDIIKKSGFDKTFLAKLAFGNSKYQFMNEIISGGLSADMMDYLLRDGYFTGAEYAKVDFMRIIHSLDVHDKKLSLDKSALHSFESMMISRYQMFKAVYFHKTVRSAEVMLIQAMALADSELGLTTDDIEIYVQMTDELVISKLVSLEPKNTDLRRAKQLAIEYQERKLLKCVYEKIFTRPRMRKMNITSLQNEIAKMSKVDESEVFIDVSKTPSIPLAPSKKESQSIILTTKKGEGPKESYELPISEIPLVSAISGFMDILRVYTRKQFRKKVEMAAAVILGENNQ; encoded by the coding sequence ATGACCAAAAAATATCTCCAGATAGTAGATCCGATTCATGATTTCATTACCGTATATCAACAAGAGGTAGAACTGATAGACTCCTCAGTATTTCAAAGGCTTCGAAGGATACGACAGCTTGCAGGCGCACACCTTGTCTACCCTGGTGCACAACATTCAAGGTTTGAACATTCACTTGGAACAATGCACATTGCAGGCCAGGCGGCAAATGTGCTAAGAAACAAAGGATATCTTGATGCAAACGATTCTGAAAACATACGAATGGCGGCACTACTGCACGATGTTGGTCACGGACCATTCTCTCATTTATTCGAAGAGGTCCTGCAAAAAAAGAAAAAAAATTCTCATGAGGACATTGGACAAAGAATCATACTGGAAACAGAGATTGGCGATATAATAAAAAAATCAGGATTTGACAAGACATTTCTTGCCAAGCTTGCATTTGGAAATTCAAAGTACCAGTTCATGAATGAAATAATCTCTGGCGGACTGAGTGCCGATATGATGGACTATCTTCTACGTGATGGTTACTTCACTGGTGCAGAGTATGCAAAAGTGGATTTTATGAGGATAATCCACTCACTTGATGTTCACGACAAGAAACTTTCACTTGACAAGTCTGCTCTTCACTCTTTTGAGTCAATGATGATATCTAGATACCAGATGTTCAAAGCAGTGTATTTTCACAAGACTGTGCGCTCTGCAGAAGTCATGTTAATACAAGCTATGGCGCTTGCAGATAGCGAGCTTGGGCTCACTACTGATGACATAGAAATCTATGTCCAAATGACTGACGAGCTTGTCATATCCAAACTTGTTTCACTTGAGCCAAAAAATACAGATCTGAGAAGGGCAAAACAACTCGCGATAGAATATCAAGAGAGAAAGCTGCTCAAGTGCGTTTATGAAAAGATCTTTACTAGACCCAGAATGAGGAAAATGAACATAACAAGTCTACAGAACGAAATTGCCAAAATGTCCAAGGTAGACGAGTCTGAAGTCTTTATCGATGTATCAAAGACACCATCAATTCCGCTTGCTCCATCAAAAAAAGAATCCCAGTCAATCATTCTTACAACAAAAAAGGGAGAGGGACCAAAGGAATCCTACGAGTTACCCATATCTGAGATTCCGCTGGTCTCTGCAATTTCAGGTTTTATGGATATACTACGGGTATACACACGGAAACAATTCAGAAAAAAGGTTGAAATGGCCGCAGCCGTCATTCTTGGTGAAAACAATCAATGA
- the tmk gene encoding dTMP kinase, translating into MIIVIEGFDQAGKKTQSKLLSNFLKTRNKKSTIFSFPDYTTPVGKEIKNFLGGKRKFPPQVIHCLLAANRWERSKNIKDALAKNHVVIMNRYYQSNLVYGTVNGLDLKWLENLDRGLPKENIVILLDVKVLDSFSRKKQKRDRFEKDKTFALKITNTYRKLAKRYHWNIVNASQEKTIVHQQIRDIISKHIR; encoded by the coding sequence ATGATTATTGTCATAGAGGGCTTTGACCAGGCAGGAAAAAAAACCCAGTCAAAATTATTGTCCAATTTCTTAAAAACCCGAAATAAAAAATCCACTATATTTAGTTTCCCGGATTATACTACGCCAGTTGGAAAAGAGATAAAAAACTTTCTTGGTGGCAAGCGCAAATTTCCACCACAGGTAATACATTGTCTTCTTGCAGCAAACAGGTGGGAACGATCAAAGAACATTAAAGATGCACTTGCAAAAAATCATGTCGTTATTATGAATCGCTATTATCAGTCTAATCTAGTATATGGAACAGTAAACGGACTTGACTTGAAGTGGCTTGAAAATCTTGATAGGGGTCTTCCAAAAGAAAATATTGTAATATTACTTGATGTCAAGGTACTAGATTCATTCTCCAGAAAAAAACAGAAACGTGATAGATTTGAAAAAGATAAAACATTTGCGCTCAAGATTACAAACACATACAGAAAACTTGCAAAAAGATATCATTGGAACATAGTAAATGCATCACAAGAAAAAACAATAGTCCACCAACAAATAAGGGATATCATATCAAAACATATCCGATGA
- a CDS encoding COG1361 S-layer family protein — MIYKSIMLLVILLAGQMIIPSYAQAPEQLAPGASPFEHGFNDIKLLDAYFGPAGQKIEVEPGDKNVPLTIVLSDVGTEDITGISGLLSLPAGFSGSLADNGLIKADNTQTATAGQSFTLTFFVNVDKTASIHDYSGTVKITYSRVRENGERTTFLDFNFKVTGKSVVNLKAGNPFLDPASNNNITIQISDAGTAPLNDVDIVIQRDQNTGTTTDTNNLQGIVLDQNHWKVGTVQPGSSNTFSMQAFIPQNVAGQTIHAPFTVSYFDGQGNQVTTTRTVDFIVGPTSSVSIIRISSPQYLLTGVMQNLTLGIENLSPSKISDISISITPNSSNLKILQDNKWFIQEINPLEKTDLIIPVFADQSIEGQAVNYEVDIQYTKDGATVIEKQNFATYIRGVIDISLHDIGVSDIAGKKMIIGDVLNQGNVKAVFGQVTVSSVDSTIIKPSSQYIGDIDIDAPVPFNIPINSDTVPTGDQKIQVTLTWKDTLLEQHTITEVDTVSFGNPPVQSSDNGINQLQIVILVAIAAGIGGIVFKIRKKKIVLEKKIEESS; from the coding sequence TTGATTTACAAAAGTATCATGTTGTTAGTGATCTTGCTTGCAGGACAGATGATAATTCCAAGTTATGCACAAGCGCCTGAACAGCTGGCACCAGGTGCATCACCCTTTGAGCATGGATTTAATGACATCAAACTTCTTGACGCATATTTTGGACCTGCCGGACAAAAAATTGAGGTAGAACCAGGGGACAAGAATGTTCCACTTACTATAGTATTATCAGATGTTGGCACGGAGGACATCACAGGGATTAGCGGGCTGCTCAGCTTGCCAGCAGGATTCTCGGGATCTCTTGCAGATAATGGACTAATCAAGGCTGATAATACACAAACAGCTACTGCAGGTCAGTCCTTTACGCTCACATTTTTTGTCAACGTAGACAAAACCGCCAGTATTCATGACTATTCAGGAACAGTCAAGATCACATATTCAAGGGTACGAGAAAATGGAGAACGCACTACATTTTTAGACTTTAATTTCAAGGTCACAGGAAAGAGTGTGGTAAACCTCAAGGCAGGAAATCCATTTCTTGACCCTGCATCAAATAACAACATTACAATCCAAATCTCAGATGCAGGCACAGCACCACTAAATGACGTCGATATTGTCATACAAAGAGATCAGAATACTGGTACAACAACTGATACAAACAACTTGCAAGGAATAGTGCTTGACCAGAACCACTGGAAAGTGGGGACAGTCCAACCAGGATCATCTAATACATTTTCAATGCAGGCATTCATTCCACAAAATGTTGCAGGACAGACTATTCATGCACCATTTACAGTATCATACTTTGATGGACAAGGAAACCAAGTTACTACAACAAGAACAGTCGATTTTATTGTGGGGCCTACAAGTTCTGTATCAATAATAAGAATATCATCTCCGCAGTATCTATTGACTGGAGTGATGCAAAATCTAACACTAGGAATTGAAAACTTGTCGCCATCGAAGATATCTGACATTTCAATTTCAATCACGCCAAATTCTAGCAATCTAAAGATATTACAAGATAACAAGTGGTTTATACAAGAAATAAACCCCCTTGAAAAGACTGACCTAATCATTCCAGTATTTGCAGACCAGAGTATTGAAGGCCAAGCAGTCAACTATGAAGTTGATATCCAATATACAAAAGATGGAGCAACAGTGATCGAAAAACAAAACTTTGCAACCTACATCAGGGGAGTAATTGACATCTCACTTCATGATATAGGTGTATCAGATATTGCAGGCAAGAAAATGATAATTGGTGATGTACTCAACCAAGGAAATGTAAAGGCTGTATTTGGCCAGGTGACAGTATCATCTGTAGACAGTACGATAATCAAACCATCAAGCCAATACATTGGAGATATTGATATTGATGCACCAGTACCATTCAACATCCCAATAAATTCTGATACTGTACCAACAGGTGATCAAAAAATCCAGGTTACACTTACCTGGAAGGACACATTATTGGAACAGCATACAATAACAGAAGTTGATACTGTATCATTTGGAAACCCGCCAGTCCAGTCAAGTGACAATGGCATTAACCAGCTACAAATAGTCATACTTGTGGCAATTGCAGCAGGAATAGGTGGTATAGTGTTCAAGATACGAAAGAAAAAGATTGTACTTGAAAAGAAGATAGAAGAATCAAGCTAA
- a CDS encoding ABC1 kinase family protein produces MTRRRTIQTFIKLIPLVLALRKDRREWVKKQGKNVDLKRYQKNARKALKTFLSLGPVYIKLGQWLSSRADILPQPYLEELAKLQDEVPAESFDKVKPIIEKDLGPMDKNFDFVDTNVISGASLGQVYKARLRGQDVIIKVKRPGIEKVVEEDIHVLKKIIPFTMKFVDPNLRYSAEAMLSQFIETINEEMDYRIESQNLKTIKKNMQSYPKLIIPSVIDDRSSKNILTMEYLPGIKITNVKALDEAGIDREQLVVRAHRIFFTMLLRHDLFHADPHPGNISVTNDGSLILYDFGMVGRLDTKTRLKLIRLYLSLIERDPIRTVSAMDDLGMLMPGYDRNIIEKGLALSIQAFHGTKVDRMEVKALMELANKTMSRFPFKLPKHLALYMRMTSILEGVYLTHKVNFRFINVLQNIMEEENIIRDAYVEELKISFGKFVKSIDAAIAVVPEIRQFIEQNKNMHASKPKSRTVLLSGTILAAAVFVGSTILYSTNNLVGEIGMISSAVIMALAIALKEH; encoded by the coding sequence ATTACACGAAGAAGAACAATTCAAACCTTCATCAAGCTCATACCACTTGTACTTGCATTACGAAAGGACAGAAGAGAGTGGGTAAAAAAACAAGGAAAAAATGTTGATCTCAAGAGATATCAAAAAAATGCACGCAAAGCACTCAAGACATTTCTTTCTCTTGGTCCAGTATACATCAAGTTGGGTCAGTGGCTCTCATCAAGGGCAGATATTTTGCCACAACCATATCTTGAGGAACTAGCCAAGCTCCAAGATGAGGTTCCAGCAGAATCATTTGACAAGGTAAAGCCAATCATAGAAAAAGATCTTGGGCCAATGGACAAAAATTTTGATTTCGTTGACACCAACGTAATATCTGGAGCATCACTTGGACAGGTCTACAAGGCAAGACTTAGGGGACAAGACGTAATCATAAAAGTCAAGAGACCAGGAATTGAAAAAGTTGTTGAAGAAGATATACATGTACTAAAAAAAATAATTCCGTTTACAATGAAGTTTGTTGACCCAAACCTTCGTTATTCCGCAGAGGCAATGCTTTCACAGTTCATTGAAACTATCAATGAAGAAATGGACTATAGAATCGAGTCCCAGAACCTAAAGACAATCAAGAAAAATATGCAGAGCTACCCAAAACTGATAATTCCCTCTGTTATAGACGACCGATCTAGCAAAAATATACTCACTATGGAATATCTGCCTGGAATAAAAATAACAAACGTCAAGGCACTTGACGAGGCAGGAATTGACAGGGAACAACTTGTAGTGCGTGCCCATAGAATCTTTTTTACCATGTTGTTACGACACGATCTATTCCATGCAGATCCGCATCCTGGAAACATTTCTGTTACAAACGATGGTTCCCTAATACTGTATGATTTTGGGATGGTCGGTAGGCTGGATACCAAAACAAGACTGAAACTAATCAGGCTTTATCTTTCGCTCATAGAACGAGATCCAATAAGAACAGTATCTGCAATGGATGATCTTGGAATGCTTATGCCAGGATATGACAGAAATATAATAGAAAAGGGTCTTGCGCTATCAATTCAGGCATTTCATGGAACCAAAGTGGACAGGATGGAAGTCAAGGCACTCATGGAGCTTGCAAACAAGACAATGAGCAGATTCCCATTCAAGCTACCAAAACATCTTGCACTTTACATGAGAATGACATCAATACTTGAGGGAGTGTATCTTACCCACAAGGTAAATTTCAGGTTCATCAACGTACTACAAAATATCATGGAAGAAGAAAATATTATACGAGATGCATATGTAGAAGAACTCAAGATCTCTTTTGGAAAATTTGTAAAATCAATAGATGCTGCAATTGCAGTGGTGCCAGAGATCAGACAATTCATTGAGCAAAACAAAAACATGCATGCAAGTAAACCAAAATCACGAACTGTTCTGCTTTCAGGTACTATACTTGCAGCTGCAGTCTTTGTTGGATCTACTATTTTGTATTCAACAAACAATCTGGTGGGAGAAATTGGAATGATAAGCTCTGCTGTCATAATGGCTCTTGCTATTGCATTAAAGGAACACTAG
- a CDS encoding ABC transporter permease: MDYRAQIGIRFITRRKGSLIAASLAVAIAILVVQVNSVIFQGLYDAIVRDQINYRFGHVYITRQEDYITKSDFVLINWLERIPYVQAAAPRIDSSASINATINGQLIHDYSVPVIGVDPVLDKEASTMYQTVGAGGQYVSYRNSAVLGAIVDRDLGYPQVGDTIKLKFKDQFGNDVLRRLTIVGITTTAGSVGLDNSVIMNIDTLREILGRPHQTQSILVRLNDPSKDTYVKDLFLAAFPSSADKFKAQTIEESAEQTLSGFRSGIALINLVGYFGMMSSAFAVVTIQMMQVTSKTRDIGVMRAIGAKRKDVLLVFIFQGMVIGAIGAGLGTVMGVSYTTYAKETHMTFQGSLPLEVKYNWTSIIQTDIMAFVLAVIASIYPAYKATKLEPVEAMRVG, encoded by the coding sequence GTGGATTACAGGGCCCAGATTGGTATCAGATTCATTACAAGACGCAAGGGAAGTCTTATTGCAGCAAGTCTTGCGGTGGCAATTGCAATACTTGTAGTACAGGTAAATTCTGTCATATTCCAAGGGTTGTACGATGCAATTGTTCGTGATCAAATCAACTACAGATTTGGTCATGTATACATCACAAGACAGGAAGATTATATTACAAAATCTGATTTTGTACTCATAAATTGGCTAGAAAGAATTCCATATGTTCAAGCTGCAGCTCCAAGAATTGATTCTTCAGCTTCAATCAATGCAACAATTAATGGACAATTAATTCATGATTATTCAGTTCCTGTAATAGGGGTTGATCCAGTTTTGGATAAGGAAGCATCTACAATGTATCAAACTGTAGGAGCTGGTGGTCAGTATGTCTCATATAGAAATTCAGCTGTACTCGGAGCAATTGTAGACAGAGATCTTGGCTATCCGCAAGTAGGTGATACTATAAAATTAAAATTCAAAGACCAATTTGGTAATGATGTTTTAAGAAGATTAACTATCGTTGGGATAACTACAACTGCAGGTTCAGTGGGTCTTGACAATAGTGTTATAATGAATATAGATACTCTGCGTGAAATTTTAGGTAGACCGCACCAAACACAATCAATTCTTGTTAGACTAAATGATCCATCAAAGGATACATATGTTAAGGATCTATTTCTTGCTGCATTTCCATCCAGTGCTGATAAATTCAAGGCCCAGACAATTGAAGAATCTGCAGAGCAAACACTGAGCGGATTTAGGTCAGGCATTGCACTGATTAATCTAGTTGGGTATTTTGGTATGATGTCGTCTGCATTTGCAGTTGTCACAATACAAATGATGCAGGTAACAAGCAAGACCCGTGACATTGGTGTAATGAGGGCAATAGGTGCAAAAAGAAAAGATGTACTACTAGTTTTTATATTTCAAGGAATGGTGATTGGTGCAATAGGTGCAGGGCTTGGTACTGTGATGGGTGTATCTTATACTACATATGCGAAGGAAACCCACATGACATTTCAAGGAAGCCTACCGCTTGAGGTAAAGTACAACTGGACAAGCATAATCCAGACTGATATCATGGCATTTGTGCTTGCAGTCATTGCATCAATATATCCAGCATACAAGGCTACCAAATTAGAGCCAGTGGAGGCAATGAGAGTTGGCTGA